In the genome of Cryptosporangium phraense, one region contains:
- a CDS encoding B12-binding domain-containing radical SAM protein, with product MRVALIYVGQPESELRPVMSPPIGPQLLGTLLLHHGAEVELFDSRLQPADRLLAAVDDFDPHLVGFSYLSPNADEAVALARAVRRPGRAIVAGGVHASIHTEATLAIGVFDTVVRREGESAILDLYDRLVAGEPLPPIVEGTAWPDVDTLPPYADFDCYRGVYDQEGYRPVYLQLGRGCPMQCTFCELPNRQVFEPPRRRFRTVDTVMAEVHEYVRRWGVDFVTIADPIATLNLPLLMGVVRRMDAELPDVGLMFNGHVNRFSRALAEVLGEAQAGRDREGQRITVWFGFESGSQRLLDFMRKRTSVADGLAVARLCRDHDVQVGANLLLGVPTETEDDYRAHHAFMDEIEPTFPNPNILNPLPGTEMYDYCADRGLLRDPADHSIWRDSDIAARGEGPVLGIDYQRVLATYRHYRDEPAPESEPRYRSWAADDDTTTGCG from the coding sequence ATGCGAGTAGCGCTGATCTACGTCGGGCAGCCGGAGAGCGAGCTCCGTCCGGTCATGAGCCCCCCGATCGGCCCGCAGCTGCTCGGCACGCTCCTGCTGCACCACGGCGCCGAGGTCGAGCTCTTCGATTCCCGCCTCCAGCCCGCCGACCGGTTACTGGCCGCGGTCGACGACTTCGACCCGCACCTGGTCGGCTTCAGCTATCTCTCGCCGAACGCCGACGAGGCCGTTGCGCTGGCCCGCGCGGTCCGGCGTCCCGGCCGGGCGATCGTCGCCGGTGGCGTCCACGCCAGCATCCACACCGAGGCCACGCTGGCCATCGGCGTGTTCGACACCGTGGTCCGGCGGGAGGGCGAGTCGGCGATCCTCGACCTGTACGACCGGCTCGTCGCCGGTGAGCCGCTGCCGCCGATCGTCGAGGGCACGGCCTGGCCGGACGTCGACACGCTGCCGCCGTACGCCGACTTCGACTGCTACCGGGGCGTGTACGACCAGGAGGGTTACCGGCCGGTCTACCTCCAGCTCGGGCGCGGGTGCCCGATGCAGTGCACGTTCTGCGAGCTCCCGAACCGGCAGGTGTTCGAGCCGCCCCGGCGCCGGTTCCGCACCGTCGACACGGTGATGGCCGAGGTGCACGAGTACGTCCGCCGCTGGGGCGTCGACTTCGTGACGATCGCCGACCCGATCGCCACCCTCAACCTCCCGCTGCTCATGGGCGTCGTCCGGCGGATGGACGCCGAGCTGCCGGACGTCGGACTGATGTTCAACGGGCACGTGAACAGGTTCAGCCGGGCCCTGGCCGAGGTGCTGGGCGAAGCCCAGGCCGGACGCGACCGCGAGGGCCAGCGGATCACCGTGTGGTTCGGGTTCGAGAGCGGCTCCCAGCGGTTGCTCGACTTCATGCGGAAGCGCACCTCGGTGGCCGACGGCCTCGCGGTGGCCCGGCTCTGCCGGGACCACGACGTCCAGGTGGGCGCGAACCTCCTCCTCGGCGTACCGACCGAGACCGAGGACGACTACCGGGCCCACCACGCGTTCATGGACGAGATCGAGCCGACGTTTCCCAACCCGAACATCCTCAACCCGCTGCCGGGCACCGAGATGTACGACTACTGCGCCGACCGGGGGTTGCTGCGGGACCCGGCCGACCACTCGATCTGGCGCGACAGCGACATCGCCGCACGTGGGGAGGGGCCCGTGCTCGGCATCGACTACCAGCGCGTGCTGGCCACCTACCGGCACTACCGCGACGAGCCGGCGCCCGAGTCGGAGCCACGCTACCGGTCGTGGGCGGCCGACGACGACACCACAACAGGTTGTGGCTGA
- the hflX gene encoding GTPase HflX, whose product MNPTPSTAGRRAGSLGDSTIRLGELDGLDSVDAVDALDGEQFEREERQALRRVVGLSTELADVTEVEYRQLRLERVVLVGVWTEGSAEDAENSLVELAALAETAGSQVLEGLMQRRDRPDPSTYIGSGKAAELREVVLATGADTVICDGELSPAQLNALEKVVKVKVIDRTALILDIFAQHAHTREGRAQVSLAQMEYMLPRLRGWGESMSRQAGGAGGGAGGGVGTRGPGETKIETDRRRIRERMAKLRREIKEMKTARDTKRASRRRNSVPSVAIAGYTNAGKSSLLNRLTGAGVLVEDALFATLDPTTRRTSAADGREYTLTDTVGFVRHLPHQLVEAFRSTLEEVADADLLVHVVDGSDPDPISQVNAVRAVLADIDAVSVPELLVVNKADAASPEALMQLRQALPGALVVSAHSGLGMEALRDAIEERLPRPALELHVRLPYDQGGLVSRVHAEGEVLSSRHVADGTELHVRVHPGLASLLQPYAGTTQQA is encoded by the coding sequence ATGAACCCGACCCCGTCCACTGCCGGTCGTCGCGCCGGTTCACTCGGCGACAGCACCATTCGGCTCGGTGAGCTCGACGGGCTCGACTCGGTCGACGCGGTCGACGCGCTCGACGGCGAACAGTTCGAGCGGGAGGAGCGGCAGGCGCTCCGCCGGGTGGTCGGCCTCTCCACCGAGCTCGCCGACGTCACCGAGGTCGAGTACCGGCAGCTGCGGCTCGAGCGGGTCGTGCTGGTCGGCGTCTGGACCGAGGGCAGCGCCGAGGACGCGGAGAACTCCCTGGTGGAGCTGGCGGCACTGGCCGAGACGGCCGGGTCGCAGGTGCTCGAGGGGCTCATGCAGCGGCGTGACCGGCCGGACCCGTCGACCTACATCGGCTCGGGCAAGGCGGCCGAGCTGCGCGAGGTCGTGCTGGCCACCGGCGCCGACACCGTGATCTGCGACGGCGAGCTCTCGCCGGCCCAGCTGAACGCGCTCGAGAAGGTCGTGAAGGTCAAGGTCATCGACCGCACCGCGCTGATCCTCGACATCTTCGCCCAGCACGCGCACACCCGCGAGGGTCGCGCGCAGGTCTCGCTGGCCCAGATGGAGTACATGCTGCCCCGCCTGCGCGGCTGGGGTGAGTCGATGTCCCGGCAGGCCGGTGGTGCCGGTGGTGGCGCCGGCGGCGGCGTGGGCACGCGTGGTCCCGGTGAGACCAAGATCGAGACCGACCGGCGTCGCATCCGCGAGCGGATGGCGAAGCTGCGCCGCGAGATCAAGGAGATGAAGACCGCCCGCGACACCAAGCGCGCGTCCCGGCGACGCAACTCGGTGCCGAGCGTGGCGATCGCCGGCTACACCAACGCGGGCAAGTCCTCGCTGCTCAACCGGCTGACCGGGGCCGGAGTGCTGGTCGAGGACGCGCTGTTCGCGACCCTCGACCCGACGACCCGCCGGACCTCGGCGGCCGACGGCCGCGAGTACACGCTGACCGACACGGTCGGGTTCGTGCGGCACCTGCCGCACCAGCTGGTCGAGGCGTTCCGGTCGACGCTCGAAGAGGTGGCCGACGCCGACCTGCTCGTGCACGTGGTCGACGGTTCCGATCCCGACCCGATCTCCCAGGTGAACGCGGTGCGCGCGGTGCTGGCCGACATCGACGCGGTCTCGGTGCCGGAGCTGCTGGTCGTGAACAAGGCGGACGCGGCCTCGCCGGAGGCGCTGATGCAGCTGCGTCAGGCGCTGCCGGGTGCGTTGGTGGTCTCGGCGCACAGCGGGCTCGGTATGGAGGCGTTGCGGGACGCGATCGAGGAGCGGTTGCCTCGGCCCGCCCTGGAGCTCCATGTGCGGCTGCCCTACGACCAGGGTGGGCTGGTGTCGCGGGTGCATGCGGAGGGTGAGGTGCTCTCCAGCCGGCACGTGGCCGACGGAACCGAGCTCCACGTGCGGGTTCACCCCGGGCTGGCGTCACTGCTCCAGCCGTACGCCGGTACTACTCAGCAGGCCTGA
- a CDS encoding LysM peptidoglycan-binding domain-containing protein codes for MPVDFGPPRVDPFEQAIELGAGRVRRLRSVPSGPAAPAPVQVRLPRQRAGNCTTAPVRRRPVRRPGVPSAAVASEVARRVSDRRPAPRLRLTRRGRALVRTVVLVALAIAAIAIAVSSRADDVTPVSSRSMVVTEHDTLWTIAEEASPSRPRSETMAKIRELNHMPDATVHVGQRLLLPAP; via the coding sequence GTGCCCGTCGATTTCGGCCCGCCGCGCGTCGATCCGTTCGAGCAGGCCATCGAGCTCGGCGCCGGCCGGGTCCGCCGGCTGCGCTCGGTCCCGTCCGGCCCGGCCGCACCGGCGCCGGTCCAGGTACGGCTGCCTCGTCAGCGGGCGGGGAACTGCACCACGGCCCCGGTTCGTCGGCGTCCGGTCCGGCGTCCCGGGGTGCCCTCGGCCGCGGTGGCCTCGGAGGTCGCCAGAAGGGTCTCCGATCGGCGTCCGGCTCCGCGGCTACGGCTGACGCGGCGCGGGCGGGCGCTCGTGCGCACGGTGGTCCTGGTCGCGCTGGCTATCGCCGCGATCGCGATCGCGGTCTCCAGCCGGGCCGACGACGTCACGCCGGTCTCGTCCCGCAGCATGGTCGTCACCGAGCACGACACGCTCTGGACGATCGCCGAAGAGGCCTCGCCCAGCCGGCCGCGCAGCGAGACGATGGCGAAGATCCGCGAGCTCAACCACATGCCCGACGCCACGGTCCACGTCGGCCAACGATTGCTGCTGCCCGCTCCGTAA
- the lexA gene encoding transcriptional repressor LexA encodes MTERRQGGTDTDGSGGAAPVQVAAPERAAGAEAADAAADTNAPRRRGRRSTTSAGTPLSPRQRRILEVIRDSVEKRGYPPSVREIGEAVGLTSPSSVAYQLQALQEKGLLRRDPNRPRAVDIRMPGTGRDTVVEIGGGVSSVGATEASEADGRPAPVHVPVLGRIAAGGPILAEQAVEDVFPLPREIVGDGNLFLLRVVGDSMVEAAICDGDWVVVRQQPDADSGEIVAAMLDGEATVKRLRRRDGQVWLVPHNAAYEPIPGDEATILGRVVTVLRRL; translated from the coding sequence GTGACGGAACGGCGACAAGGCGGTACAGATACCGACGGGTCCGGTGGCGCGGCTCCCGTCCAGGTCGCCGCACCCGAGCGCGCCGCAGGTGCCGAAGCCGCCGACGCTGCCGCGGACACCAACGCCCCCCGCCGGCGCGGTCGTCGCAGCACGACGTCCGCCGGCACGCCGCTGAGCCCGCGCCAGCGTCGCATCCTCGAGGTCATTCGCGACTCGGTCGAGAAGCGCGGCTACCCGCCGAGCGTCCGGGAGATCGGTGAGGCCGTCGGTCTCACGTCCCCGTCGAGCGTGGCGTACCAGCTCCAGGCGCTACAAGAGAAGGGCCTTCTCCGCCGCGACCCGAACCGCCCCCGGGCGGTCGACATCCGCATGCCGGGCACCGGGCGCGACACGGTGGTCGAGATCGGCGGCGGGGTCAGCTCGGTCGGCGCCACCGAGGCGAGCGAGGCCGACGGGCGTCCGGCGCCGGTGCACGTGCCGGTGCTGGGCCGCATCGCGGCCGGTGGCCCGATCCTGGCCGAGCAGGCCGTCGAAGACGTGTTCCCGCTTCCCCGGGAGATCGTCGGCGACGGCAACCTGTTCCTGCTGCGCGTGGTCGGCGACTCGATGGTCGAGGCGGCGATCTGCGACGGTGACTGGGTCGTGGTGCGTCAGCAGCCCGACGCCGACAGCGGCGAGATCGTGGCCGCGATGCTCGACGGCGAGGCCACCGTCAAGCGCCTGCGCCGTCGCGACGGCCAGGTCTGGCTGGTTCCGCACAACGCGGCCTACGAGCCCATTCCCGGCGACGAGGCGACGATCCTGGGCCGAGTCGTCACGGTCCTGCGTCGCCTCTGA